Proteins found in one Clostridium kluyveri DSM 555 genomic segment:
- a CDS encoding 50S ribosomal protein L7ae-like protein has product MKNKFLGFIGLIKRAGKLLEGYNICEEKIKKNKVYFIVMCHDISENTWNKFLNYSNKYKIPIAKLSYSKEELGNAIGTKEIKVVGVADKNMGKKLYDLWQKEEKL; this is encoded by the coding sequence ATGAAAAATAAATTTTTGGGTTTTATAGGGTTAATAAAACGTGCAGGAAAGCTTTTAGAAGGATATAATATATGTGAAGAAAAAATAAAAAAAAATAAAGTCTATTTTATTGTAATGTGTCATGATATTTCTGAAAATACATGGAATAAATTTTTAAATTACAGTAATAAATATAAGATACCAATCGCAAAGCTGTCATATAGTAAAGAAGAACTTGGAAATGCAATAGGAACAAAGGAGATAAAGGTTGTAGGAGTTGCAGATAAAAACATGGGAAAAAAATTATATGATTTATGGCAAAAAGAGGAAAAACTTTAG
- the rbfA gene encoding 30S ribosome-binding factor RbfA has protein sequence MTNYRSGRINEEMKREISNIIRNDMKDPRLSAMVSVTKVDVTKDQKYAKVFVSIYGEDKSKDDTFQVLKSSESFIRREVGHRVKLRNTPEIIIEMDNTIEYGMHINELLHKIKENEKHDNE, from the coding sequence ATGACTAATTACAGAAGCGGAAGAATAAATGAGGAAATGAAGAGGGAGATAAGTAATATAATTAGAAATGACATGAAAGACCCAAGACTTAGTGCCATGGTAAGTGTTACAAAAGTGGATGTAACAAAAGATCAAAAATATGCAAAAGTATTTGTAAGTATTTATGGAGAAGATAAATCTAAAGATGATACATTTCAGGTGCTTAAAAGTTCAGAAAGCTTTATAAGGAGGGAAGTAGGGCATAGAGTAAAACTTAGAAATACCCCGGAAATAATTATAGAAATGGATAATACCATAGAGTATGGCATGCATATAAATGAACTTCTCCACAAAATAAAGGAGAATGAAAAACATGATAATGAATGA
- the truB gene encoding tRNA pseudouridine(55) synthase TruB, with protein sequence MDGILNINKPEGMTSFDVVRKVRFMLKNEKVGHTGTLDPMASGVLPICVGRATKFADYMVESKKIYLAELRLGITTETYDREGSVVNTRGVYLKKKDIIEEILSFQGEIEQVPPMYSALKVNGRRLYELARKGIEIERKKRKITIYSIDIVNIELPYVSFKVTCSKGTYIRSLCNDIGNNLNCGGTMWNLKRLSTGNFNIADSIALEYLDSENILKYIIPIDKALYGYPEVLVEDEYVKKILNGISIKDESFLSKTIKDKLYRVYIEGNKFIGIGMNKDFQFKMVKLFV encoded by the coding sequence ATGGATGGAATTTTAAATATAAATAAACCTGAAGGCATGACCTCTTTTGATGTGGTTAGAAAAGTGAGGTTTATGTTGAAAAATGAAAAGGTAGGTCATACAGGCACCCTTGACCCAATGGCATCGGGAGTACTTCCTATTTGTGTTGGCAGGGCTACAAAATTTGCAGATTATATGGTTGAAAGTAAAAAAATATATTTGGCAGAATTAAGGCTTGGAATCACTACGGAAACTTATGATAGAGAAGGAAGTGTGGTAAATACTAGAGGTGTTTACCTAAAAAAGAAAGATATAATAGAGGAAATTTTAAGTTTTCAAGGGGAAATAGAACAAGTGCCGCCTATGTATTCGGCATTGAAAGTAAATGGCAGGAGACTTTATGAACTGGCCAGAAAAGGCATAGAAATAGAGAGAAAGAAAAGAAAAATAACCATATATTCTATAGATATTGTAAATATAGAATTACCCTATGTATCATTTAAAGTAACCTGTTCAAAGGGTACTTATATTAGGAGTTTGTGTAATGATATTGGAAACAATCTAAATTGCGGAGGTACTATGTGGAATTTAAAGAGATTGTCTACAGGCAATTTTAATATTGCAGATTCCATTGCTCTTGAATATTTAGATAGTGAAAATATATTAAAATACATTATACCCATAGACAAGGCCCTTTATGGATATCCTGAAGTTTTGGTAGAAGATGAGTATGTAAAAAAGATATTAAATGGAATAAGTATAAAAGATGAAAGTTTTTTAAGTAAAACAATAAAAGATAAACTATATAGAGTTTATATAGAAGGTAATAAATTTATAGGTATTGGAATGAATAAAGATTTTCAATTTAAAATGGTAAAATTGTTTGTTTGA
- the rpsO gene encoding 30S ribosomal protein S15 — translation MEKAVKQEIMEKYARHEGDTGSPEVQIALLTTRINHLNEHLKIHKKDHHSRRGLLMMVGKRRGLLNYLIKQDIERYRAIIKALNLRK, via the coding sequence ATGGAAAAGGCAGTTAAACAAGAAATAATGGAAAAGTATGCAAGACATGAAGGAGATACAGGTTCTCCAGAAGTTCAAATAGCACTGCTTACTACAAGAATTAATCACTTGAATGAGCATTTGAAGATTCATAAAAAAGATCACCATTCAAGAAGAGGACTTTTAATGATGGTTGGTAAGAGAAGAGGACTTCTTAACTATTTAATTAAGCAAGACATTGAAAGATATCGTGCTATTATTAAGGCACTAAATTTGAGAAAATAA
- the nusA gene encoding transcription termination factor NusA, with protein MNQEFIEALKEIVKEKGISEDLLFTTIEDALVAAYKKNYIGHGISNQNVKVTMNRENGEIHVYSQKSIVDNVVDDVSEISLEDAKEIDSNYDMGDIVNIEVTPRKFGRVAAQAAKQVVIQRIKEEERRIIYNDFVEKEDDIITGTVIRKDKNNILVNLGKTEAILGPNEQIPGEKYNFNDKLKLYIVEVKNTTKGAQIVISRTHPGLIKRLFELEVPEVFDGTVDIKSIAREAGSRTKIAVHSNDENVDPMGACVGPKGVRVQNIVNELKSEKIDIIKWSKLPEEYIANALSPAKVLDVTLDEEIKFAQIVVDDSQLSLAIGKEGQNVRLAAKLTGWKIDIKSKSQSDVEDEKID; from the coding sequence ATGAATCAGGAATTTATAGAAGCCTTAAAAGAAATAGTTAAAGAAAAGGGTATAAGTGAAGATTTATTATTTACAACTATAGAAGATGCATTAGTTGCTGCCTATAAAAAAAATTATATAGGACATGGAATAAGCAATCAAAATGTTAAGGTTACTATGAATAGGGAAAATGGAGAAATTCATGTTTATTCACAGAAAAGCATAGTAGATAATGTAGTAGATGATGTAAGTGAAATAAGTTTAGAAGATGCAAAAGAAATAGATTCGAATTATGATATGGGAGATATAGTAAATATAGAGGTAACTCCCAGAAAGTTTGGGAGAGTAGCTGCTCAGGCTGCAAAGCAGGTAGTTATACAGAGGATAAAAGAAGAAGAGAGAAGAATTATATATAATGATTTTGTTGAAAAAGAGGATGATATAATAACAGGTACTGTAATTAGAAAAGATAAAAATAATATATTGGTGAACCTAGGAAAAACTGAGGCGATTCTTGGACCTAACGAACAAATACCTGGAGAAAAATATAATTTCAATGATAAACTGAAACTATATATTGTAGAAGTTAAAAATACTACTAAGGGAGCTCAAATTGTAATATCCAGAACTCATCCAGGTCTTATAAAGAGATTATTTGAACTTGAGGTACCAGAAGTATTTGATGGAACAGTTGATATAAAGTCAATAGCAAGAGAAGCAGGTTCTAGAACAAAAATTGCAGTACATTCAAATGACGAAAATGTAGATCCTATGGGAGCTTGTGTTGGACCTAAAGGTGTAAGGGTTCAAAATATAGTAAATGAGTTAAAAAGTGAAAAAATAGATATAATAAAATGGAGTAAACTTCCGGAAGAATATATAGCCAACGCCCTTAGTCCTGCTAAGGTCTTAGATGTTACTTTGGATGAAGAGATTAAATTTGCTCAAATTGTAGTAGATGACAGCCAGTTGTCACTGGCCATAGGTAAAGAGGGGCAAAATGTAAGATTAGCAGCGAAACTTACAGGTTGGAAAATAGACATAAAAAGTAAATCGCAAAGTGATGTAGAAGATGAAAAAATTGATTAA
- a CDS encoding DHH family phosphoesterase, with product MIMNDIINKIKHCNKIAITFHSSPDGDAIGSSLALFQGLKKFGKEVEILSKEEMLEDFKFLCGSENVDHNKFKVSKDTECVIVLDCGDVKRINAELNFENRSYTIINIDHHLSNELYGDLNYVDTNAAAVSEIIYQMIKLMGIDMDRDIAECLYTSIITDSGSFKYPSTTSVTHTIAGDLINAGIDFSEIHRVIFENKKFQRIKLYGKSIESMNLAAGDKICTIEITKDMLSSVGIIKDTDTSDIINIGMKIDTVEVGILLKEVEQGVKVSLRSKSKVDVRKIAETFGGGGHLRASGFVILDKSIEEVKHIVLVEVEKELL from the coding sequence ATGATAATGAATGATATAATAAATAAAATAAAGCACTGCAATAAGATTGCAATAACTTTTCATTCTTCTCCAGATGGAGATGCCATTGGAAGTTCACTTGCATTATTTCAGGGTTTAAAAAAATTCGGAAAAGAAGTTGAAATACTTTCCAAAGAAGAAATGCTGGAGGATTTTAAATTTTTATGCGGCAGTGAAAATGTAGACCACAATAAATTTAAGGTAAGTAAGGATACTGAATGTGTAATAGTGTTAGATTGTGGAGACGTAAAGAGAATAAATGCAGAGTTAAACTTTGAAAACAGAAGCTATACCATAATAAATATAGATCACCATTTATCAAATGAACTCTATGGAGATTTGAATTACGTTGACACAAATGCAGCAGCAGTATCGGAGATAATATATCAGATGATTAAACTAATGGGAATCGATATGGATAGGGATATAGCAGAGTGCCTTTATACGTCTATAATTACAGACAGCGGTTCTTTTAAATATCCTTCCACCACTTCTGTAACCCATACTATAGCAGGAGATTTAATTAACGCGGGTATAGATTTTAGTGAAATACACAGGGTAATTTTTGAAAACAAGAAATTTCAAAGAATCAAGTTATATGGAAAATCTATAGAATCTATGAATTTAGCAGCGGGAGATAAGATCTGTACTATAGAAATCACAAAGGATATGCTCTCTAGTGTAGGTATAATAAAGGATACAGATACTTCAGATATTATTAATATAGGGATGAAAATAGACACCGTGGAAGTAGGAATTTTATTAAAAGAAGTGGAACAGGGAGTGAAGGTAAGTCTTAGGTCTAAATCCAAAGTGGATGTAAGAAAAATAGCAGAAACTTTTGGTGGAGGAGGACACTTGCGGGCCAGTGGATTTGTCATTTTAGATAAATCTATTGAAGAGGTAAAACATATAGTACTAGTGGAAGTTGAAAAAGAGTTATTATGA
- the rimP gene encoding ribosome maturation factor RimP, with amino-acid sequence MSNHMLVERVLKLIKPIVDNLNFELYHLEFKREGNNNYLRIFIDKEEGNISLEDCEAVSRAVSDILDREDPIRDPYYLEVSSPGIERTLYTHEHLKRYIGFNVIVNIQGLLKGKKKYQGKLLSFDESVLRVSCEGEEIVIPKSKISTVNLKDDL; translated from the coding sequence ATGAGTAACCATATGTTGGTAGAAAGAGTATTAAAACTTATAAAGCCCATAGTTGATAATTTGAATTTTGAACTATATCATTTAGAATTTAAAAGAGAAGGAAATAATAATTATTTAAGAATATTTATAGATAAAGAAGAAGGAAATATATCCCTTGAAGATTGTGAAGCTGTAAGCAGGGCAGTCAGTGATATATTAGATAGGGAAGATCCTATAAGAGATCCTTATTATTTAGAGGTTTCATCTCCAGGTATAGAGAGAACACTTTATACCCATGAACATCTTAAAAGATATATTGGATTTAATGTGATAGTTAATATACAGGGACTTTTAAAGGGAAAGAAAAAGTATCAGGGAAAACTTTTGTCCTTTGATGAAAGTGTACTAAGGGTTAGTTGTGAAGGAGAAGAGATTGTTATTCCAAAAAGTAAAATTTCAACTGTAAATTTAAAAGATGATCTTTAA
- the rnpM gene encoding RNase P modulator RnpM, with protein sequence MKKKKIPQRMCTGCMEMKPKKELIRIVKNKEGEVFVDPTGKKNGRGAYICRDSECLEKAFKNKRIQKNLEIQIDEALYDSLKEQIENEK encoded by the coding sequence ATGAAAAAAAAGAAGATACCGCAGAGAATGTGCACGGGATGTATGGAAATGAAACCCAAAAAAGAACTTATAAGAATAGTAAAAAATAAAGAAGGAGAAGTTTTTGTAGATCCTACAGGTAAGAAGAATGGTAGAGGAGCTTATATATGCAGAGATAGTGAGTGTCTTGAAAAAGCTTTTAAGAATAAAAGAATTCAAAAGAATCTTGAAATACAAATTGATGAAGCATTATATGATAGTTTAAAGGAACAAATAGAAAATGAAAAATAA
- the infB gene encoding translation initiation factor IF-2 translates to MSKIRIYELAKELNISSKKLITLLLEEFGVEVKNHMSVIEEEDADLIKEFIEENEDKEEYLEDKYKNLPEEKSEKFKKNAGNTVKIADKNKSKQDKAVKDLNEQVSKENHKVEIEDTITVKEFSEKIGKPITEVIKQLIFMGVMAAINQEIDFSTAEKLGEKFDITVLKKKEDIDKGVAEQDEDEDEDTNVEKRPPVVTVMGHVDHGKTSLLDAIRKSKVTATEAGGITQHIGAYTVTINGEKITFLDTPGHEAFTAMRARGAQITDIVILVVAADDGIMPQTAEAINHCKAANVPIVVAINKIDRPGANVDKVKQELTEYQLVPEDWGGDTICIPVSAHTKEGIDTLLEMVLLTAEMQELKANSNRNGKGTVVEAKLDKGRGAVATLLIQNGTLSVGDSIIVGSTYGRIRAMFDDKGNKIKSAGPSIPVEILGLSEVPAAGDRFHQVKDEKTARDIAEKRKQKIREEYLQSTHKVSLEDLYNQIKEGKVKELNIIVKADVQGSIEALKQSLQKLSNEEVKVRVIHGAVGAITETDVTLASASNAIIIGFNVRPDSNAQAAAEKESVDVKTYRVIYNAIEDIKAAMVGMLEPDYKEVILGKAEIRQIYKISNIGTIAGCYVQEGKMVRNCKVRIIRDGIVIFESELASLKRFKDDVKEAAEGYECGLSIEKFNDIKEGDIVEAYDIEEIKKKEL, encoded by the coding sequence TTGTCGAAAATAAGAATTTATGAATTAGCTAAAGAATTAAATATATCAAGTAAAAAATTGATTACACTGCTTTTAGAGGAGTTTGGAGTAGAAGTAAAAAATCATATGAGTGTAATAGAGGAAGAAGATGCGGATTTAATCAAGGAGTTTATTGAAGAAAATGAAGATAAAGAGGAATATTTAGAAGATAAATATAAAAATTTACCAGAAGAAAAATCCGAAAAATTTAAAAAGAATGCCGGAAATACGGTTAAAATTGCAGATAAAAATAAAAGTAAGCAAGATAAAGCTGTAAAAGATTTGAACGAACAAGTTTCCAAAGAAAATCATAAAGTGGAAATAGAAGATACCATAACAGTAAAAGAATTTTCTGAAAAAATAGGTAAACCTATTACAGAAGTTATAAAACAACTTATATTTATGGGAGTAATGGCAGCCATAAATCAGGAGATAGATTTTAGTACTGCAGAAAAATTAGGAGAAAAATTTGATATTACCGTATTAAAGAAGAAGGAAGACATTGACAAGGGTGTAGCAGAACAAGATGAAGATGAGGATGAAGATACTAATGTAGAAAAAAGGCCTCCTGTTGTAACTGTTATGGGACACGTAGATCATGGGAAAACATCCCTTTTAGATGCTATAAGGAAATCTAAGGTAACTGCTACAGAAGCAGGAGGAATAACACAGCATATAGGGGCCTATACCGTTACTATAAATGGGGAAAAAATAACTTTCTTAGATACTCCAGGGCATGAGGCTTTCACTGCTATGCGAGCTAGGGGAGCTCAAATAACTGATATAGTTATTCTGGTTGTAGCTGCAGATGATGGAATAATGCCGCAAACTGCTGAGGCAATAAATCACTGTAAGGCAGCAAATGTTCCTATAGTTGTAGCTATAAATAAAATAGATAGGCCTGGTGCTAATGTAGATAAAGTAAAACAGGAGCTTACAGAGTATCAACTTGTGCCGGAAGATTGGGGAGGAGATACCATATGCATTCCTGTATCTGCACATACTAAAGAAGGAATTGATACACTGCTGGAGATGGTTCTTTTAACAGCAGAGATGCAGGAACTGAAGGCAAACTCAAATAGAAATGGTAAAGGTACCGTGGTAGAAGCTAAATTGGATAAGGGTAGAGGAGCAGTTGCAACACTTCTTATTCAAAATGGAACACTTAGTGTTGGAGATTCCATAATAGTTGGAAGTACTTATGGAAGAATTAGAGCCATGTTTGATGATAAAGGGAATAAGATTAAATCAGCAGGACCTTCCATACCTGTAGAAATACTTGGATTATCTGAAGTACCTGCAGCAGGAGATAGATTTCATCAAGTTAAGGATGAGAAAACTGCAAGGGATATAGCAGAAAAGAGAAAACAAAAAATAAGGGAAGAGTATCTGCAGTCCACTCATAAAGTTTCACTGGAAGACTTATATAATCAGATAAAAGAGGGAAAAGTAAAAGAACTGAATATAATAGTAAAAGCAGATGTTCAGGGCTCTATAGAGGCATTAAAACAATCTCTTCAAAAGCTTTCCAATGAAGAAGTAAAAGTCAGAGTAATACATGGTGCAGTAGGTGCTATAACAGAAACAGATGTAACCTTGGCATCGGCTTCAAATGCTATAATAATAGGATTTAATGTAAGACCTGATAGTAATGCACAGGCGGCTGCAGAAAAAGAATCTGTAGATGTAAAGACTTATAGGGTTATATATAATGCCATAGAGGATATAAAGGCTGCTATGGTAGGAATGCTTGAGCCGGATTACAAAGAAGTTATACTTGGAAAAGCAGAAATAAGGCAGATTTACAAAATATCCAATATAGGTACTATTGCAGGATGCTATGTACAAGAAGGCAAAATGGTTAGGAATTGCAAAGTTAGAATAATAAGAGATGGAATAGTTATATTTGAATCTGAACTTGCATCTTTAAAGAGATTTAAGGATGACGTAAAAGAAGCAGCAGAAGGATATGAATGTGGACTTTCAATTGAGAAATTTAACGATATAAAAGAGGGCGATATTGTAGAAGCTTATGATATAGAAGAGATTAAGAAAAAAGAGTTATAA
- a CDS encoding polyribonucleotide nucleotidyltransferase, producing the protein MNEVIQTTVAGRTLKVDCEKVGMLSNCGMLISYGDTVVLINANASDKPREGIDFFPLSIEYEERLYSVGKIPGGFIKREGKPSEKAILNARAIDRPLRPLFPKGYRNDVQVVCTVLSVDQDNLPNIVAMNGASLALCISSIPFITPVGSVAVGLVDGNFIINPNLEDREKSTLNLTVCATKERVMMVEAGACEVPEDIMYDAIIFGFEECKKIALFQEEVMKKYGKKKDEPDLYKVNEDLEEEVRGFAFDMIKDAMYIVDRDERNKVLKDIDEKLEEQFSEDYADNKSDIADVVYRVKKEIVRGMLLKEHRRVDGREFDEVRPISCEVGFLPRAHGTGLFTRGLTQVMTVVTLGSLGDVQILDGVGLEDSKRYMHHYNFPSYSTGEVRPLRGPGRREIGHGALAEKALEPLIPMEEQFPYTIRLVSEVLSSNGSTSQASICGSTLALLDAGVPIKRPAAGIAMGLVTSEDLSQEEILTDIQGLEDFFGDMDFKVGGTEKGITAIQFDTKIHGLSNKCIKETLEKARTARLYILEKMKQCIPEHRAEVSKYAPKTYIMSIPPDKIRDVIGSGGKVINKIIAETGVKIDIKEDGKIFVMSEDSEGAKKALKIIDDLTREILVGEIYLGKVTKITNFGAFVEIHKGKEGLVHISKLDFTRVNKVEDIVSVGDEILVKVIEIDNQGRINLSRKDAIKDSEKKEQNEKDVQKK; encoded by the coding sequence ATGAATGAAGTTATTCAAACTACTGTAGCAGGAAGAACTTTGAAAGTTGACTGTGAGAAGGTAGGTATGTTGTCTAATTGTGGTATGCTCATAAGCTATGGTGATACAGTGGTTTTAATCAATGCAAATGCTTCAGATAAGCCAAGAGAAGGAATAGATTTTTTTCCTTTAAGTATAGAATATGAAGAAAGGTTATATTCTGTTGGAAAGATTCCAGGAGGATTTATAAAAAGGGAAGGTAAGCCCTCAGAGAAGGCAATATTAAATGCAAGGGCAATAGACAGACCTCTTAGACCGTTATTCCCAAAAGGATATAGAAATGATGTTCAGGTAGTGTGTACAGTATTATCTGTAGATCAGGATAATTTACCCAATATAGTGGCTATGAATGGAGCATCTTTAGCACTTTGTATATCAAGTATTCCTTTTATAACTCCTGTAGGCTCTGTAGCTGTGGGGTTAGTGGATGGGAATTTTATAATAAATCCTAATTTGGAGGATAGAGAAAAAAGTACTTTGAATCTTACTGTATGTGCTACTAAAGAGAGGGTCATGATGGTAGAAGCTGGAGCATGTGAAGTGCCAGAGGATATTATGTATGACGCCATAATTTTTGGTTTTGAGGAATGCAAGAAAATAGCCTTATTTCAAGAAGAGGTTATGAAAAAATATGGTAAGAAAAAAGATGAACCTGATTTATATAAGGTAAATGAAGATTTAGAAGAAGAGGTAAGAGGATTTGCTTTTGATATGATAAAAGATGCTATGTATATAGTAGATAGGGATGAGAGAAATAAGGTTTTAAAAGATATTGATGAAAAATTAGAAGAGCAGTTTTCTGAAGATTATGCAGATAATAAAAGTGACATAGCTGATGTAGTGTATAGAGTAAAAAAGGAAATAGTTAGAGGTATGCTGCTTAAAGAACATAGAAGAGTAGATGGAAGGGAATTTGATGAGGTACGTCCTATAAGCTGTGAAGTAGGATTTCTTCCGAGGGCACATGGCACAGGGTTGTTTACTAGAGGATTGACTCAGGTGATGACTGTTGTTACATTGGGATCTTTAGGTGACGTACAAATACTTGATGGAGTGGGTCTTGAGGATTCTAAAAGATATATGCATCATTATAATTTTCCATCTTACAGCACCGGGGAAGTTAGACCTCTAAGAGGACCTGGAAGAAGAGAAATAGGCCATGGCGCATTGGCTGAGAAAGCACTGGAACCACTTATACCAATGGAAGAACAATTTCCTTATACCATAAGACTTGTATCAGAAGTTCTAAGTTCCAATGGTTCTACATCTCAAGCTAGTATATGTGGAAGTACACTGGCACTTTTAGATGCAGGTGTTCCTATAAAAAGACCTGCGGCTGGAATAGCTATGGGACTTGTAACCAGTGAAGACTTATCTCAGGAAGAAATATTAACGGATATACAGGGATTGGAAGACTTTTTCGGTGATATGGATTTTAAAGTTGGAGGAACGGAAAAAGGTATCACGGCTATTCAGTTTGATACTAAAATTCACGGGTTATCCAATAAGTGTATAAAAGAAACTCTTGAAAAAGCAAGAACAGCTAGATTATATATACTTGAGAAGATGAAACAATGTATTCCAGAGCATAGGGCAGAAGTATCAAAATATGCACCAAAGACCTATATAATGTCTATACCTCCTGATAAAATAAGAGATGTAATAGGATCCGGAGGAAAAGTTATCAATAAAATAATAGCAGAAACTGGAGTTAAAATAGATATAAAAGAAGATGGAAAAATATTTGTTATGTCGGAAGATAGTGAAGGTGCTAAAAAAGCATTGAAAATAATAGATGATCTTACTAGGGAGATACTGGTGGGGGAAATATATTTGGGCAAGGTTACTAAAATAACTAACTTTGGAGCTTTTGTGGAAATACACAAGGGAAAAGAAGGACTAGTCCATATATCAAAGTTAGATTTTACAAGAGTTAATAAAGTAGAAGATATAGTTTCTGTAGGAGATGAAATATTAGTTAAAGTAATTGAAATAGATAATCAGGGAAGAATAAATCTTTCCAGAAAAGATGCTATAAAGGATTCAGAAAAGAAAGAACAAAATGAGAAGGATGTACAAAAAAAGTAG
- a CDS encoding bifunctional riboflavin kinase/FAD synthetase, whose product MIVIEDNFEKHFMKSTYIALGSFDGLHLGHMSLVNKTIKLAKNNGAKSMVFTFKNHPLSTINPDLAPKILMDTECKVNVLRNAGLDIINMANFNREFMKIHPEDFVIHLLNNYRAKGIIVGFNYRFGYKNLGDVSLLKKMSKNYKFSLSIIDSVKYKGQVVSSSIIRTLISDEGDMKKVNKLLTRPFAIQGKVIHGKHLGRKLGFPTINLNYDKKFVIPKGGVYYTIVQLDNGIFKGITNVGYNPTTCDNKLSIETHILNFNEDAYGKNAKVHFIERIRDELKFNSLSELANQLKKDKLYASKKKLQINFKN is encoded by the coding sequence ATGATAGTTATAGAAGATAATTTTGAAAAGCATTTTATGAAAAGTACATATATTGCTTTAGGGAGTTTTGACGGACTGCATTTGGGGCATATGAGTTTGGTAAACAAAACTATTAAACTTGCCAAAAATAATGGTGCAAAAAGTATGGTGTTTACTTTTAAGAATCATCCTCTTAGTACTATAAACCCAGATCTGGCACCTAAAATTTTAATGGATACTGAGTGCAAGGTAAATGTATTAAGAAATGCTGGATTGGATATAATAAATATGGCAAACTTCAATAGAGAATTTATGAAAATCCACCCCGAAGACTTTGTAATTCACCTTTTAAATAATTATAGGGCTAAGGGAATTATAGTGGGATTTAATTATAGATTTGGATATAAAAATCTTGGGGATGTAAGTTTACTTAAAAAAATGAGCAAAAATTATAAATTTTCTCTAAGTATAATAGATTCTGTGAAATATAAAGGGCAAGTAGTCAGCAGTTCAATAATAAGAACACTTATATCAGACGAAGGGGATATGAAAAAAGTAAATAAACTTTTAACACGTCCTTTTGCAATACAGGGGAAGGTAATACATGGGAAACATCTCGGGAGAAAACTGGGTTTTCCTACAATAAATTTAAATTATGATAAAAAATTTGTAATACCAAAAGGTGGAGTTTATTATACCATAGTACAATTGGATAATGGTATATTTAAAGGTATAACAAATGTAGGGTACAATCCTACTACCTGTGATAATAAGCTGAGTATTGAAACTCATATATTGAATTTCAATGAGGATGCATATGGAAAAAATGCAAAAGTACATTTTATAGAGAGAATTAGAGATGAATTGAAGTTTAATAGTTTATCTGAATTAGCTAATCAGCTAAAAAAAGACAAATTATATGCAAGTAAGAAAAAATTACAAATTAATTTTAAAAATTAA